A DNA window from Mucilaginibacter xinganensis contains the following coding sequences:
- a CDS encoding (Fe-S)-binding protein, which translates to MAEMAAEGKQPEILFWVGCAGSFDERAQRITRAICKILNHVGISFAVLGTEESCTGDPAKRAGNEFLFQMQAMANIQVLDAYQIKKIVTGCPHCFNTIKNEYPGLGGNYEVIHHSQLIQQLIDEGKLKAEGGESFKGKKITYHDPCYLGRGNNVYEAPRKALEILDADLVEMKRCKSNGLCCGAGGAQMFKEPEKGIKDINLERMTDILESQATVVAAACPFCMTMLRDGVKHENKEQEIEVLDIAEITVRANGL; encoded by the coding sequence ATGGCCGAAATGGCTGCTGAAGGTAAACAACCTGAAATATTGTTTTGGGTGGGATGCGCAGGCAGCTTTGATGAACGGGCACAAAGGATAACACGTGCTATTTGTAAAATTCTGAACCATGTAGGCATCAGTTTTGCCGTTTTGGGCACCGAAGAAAGCTGCACCGGCGACCCGGCCAAACGGGCCGGTAACGAGTTTTTGTTCCAGATGCAGGCCATGGCCAACATACAGGTATTGGATGCTTATCAAATTAAGAAAATAGTAACCGGCTGCCCGCATTGTTTTAATACCATAAAAAATGAATACCCAGGCCTTGGGGGCAATTACGAGGTGATCCACCATTCGCAGCTCATCCAGCAATTAATTGACGAGGGCAAGTTAAAAGCCGAAGGTGGTGAAAGCTTTAAGGGTAAAAAGATAACCTACCACGACCCTTGTTACCTGGGCCGCGGCAACAACGTTTACGAAGCGCCGCGCAAAGCGCTGGAAATACTTGATGCTGATTTGGTTGAAATGAAACGCTGCAAAAGCAACGGACTGTGCTGTGGTGCGGGCGGTGCTCAAATGTTTAAAGAACCCGAAAAAGGCATTAAAGACATTAACCTGGAGCGAATGACCGACATATTGGAAAGCCAGGCAACTGTTGTAGCGGCTGCCTGCCCTTTTTGTATGACCATGCTGCGCGATGGCGTTAAACACGAGAACAAAGAGCAGGAGATAGAGGTATTGGATATAGCCGAAATTACGGTTAGGGCTAACGGGTTATGA
- a CDS encoding helix-turn-helix domain-containing protein encodes MQISFNIVVVLLAVVISQSLFAAGLLWFAPNNKRSGRILAILIIVIALWLTDDFMRIARIYRQRPNLYFLPIFYSFSFGPLIWFYVRSLISQEFRFRRVDLLHFIPVAVQASLYLFLTCCSYPVKSWYWENVHRQYTYRIEFDGTWISMTVYLLLSFRLLRNYQAWVANNFSELSRIRLNWLKAILGVLLLLCLQWFVEIILRDYYGIYFNYDYSVEILGVVALVLGVAGWRQSNLSAVNYQREQPGGIGQLKTTYSADPVILQQISAAMESDRLYLNPTLTLDELADALKLNSKVVSRHINVGFEKSFNDYVNTYRVEEVKRRLKSGDLAKLTIMGLAMESGFNSKTTFNRIFKTFTGKAPSDFIAD; translated from the coding sequence GTGCAAATCTCATTCAACATTGTCGTTGTTTTGCTCGCTGTGGTCATTTCCCAGTCGCTTTTTGCGGCAGGTTTATTATGGTTTGCGCCCAATAACAAACGCTCAGGACGCATCCTGGCGATTCTGATCATAGTCATCGCATTATGGTTAACCGATGATTTTATGCGGATTGCACGTATTTACCGGCAACGGCCCAACCTGTATTTTTTGCCTATTTTTTATTCCTTCAGTTTCGGTCCGCTCATCTGGTTTTACGTTAGGTCCCTCATCAGTCAAGAATTCCGCTTCCGGCGGGTGGATCTGCTTCATTTTATACCGGTAGCGGTGCAGGCAAGCCTGTATCTTTTCCTCACCTGCTGTTCGTATCCGGTCAAGTCATGGTATTGGGAAAATGTGCACCGGCAATACACTTATCGCATTGAGTTTGACGGTACGTGGATCTCTATGACCGTTTACCTGTTGCTGTCCTTCCGGCTGCTCCGGAATTACCAGGCTTGGGTAGCTAATAATTTTTCAGAACTTTCCAGGATCCGGCTGAACTGGCTCAAGGCTATTTTAGGTGTGTTGCTGCTGTTGTGCCTTCAATGGTTTGTTGAGATTATCCTGCGGGATTATTACGGTATTTATTTTAACTATGATTACTCTGTAGAAATACTTGGCGTAGTGGCGTTGGTATTAGGTGTAGCGGGCTGGCGGCAGTCCAATCTTTCGGCGGTTAACTATCAACGGGAACAGCCTGGGGGCATTGGTCAGTTGAAAACCACGTATTCGGCAGACCCGGTTATCCTGCAGCAAATTAGTGCAGCCATGGAAAGCGACCGGCTTTATCTTAACCCAACGCTTACATTGGATGAACTGGCGGATGCACTCAAACTCAACAGTAAAGTGGTTTCGCGCCATATCAATGTCGGCTTTGAGAAATCCTTTAATGATTATGTAAACACCTACCGCGTTGAGGAGGTAAAGCGCCGCCTCAAGTCGGGCGACCTGGCCAAACTAACCATCATGGGGTTGGCCATGGAGTCAGGCTTCAATTCTAAAACCACGTTCAATCGTATTTTTAAAACGTTTACAGGCAAGGCACCATCTGATTTTATTGCTGATTAG
- a CDS encoding ABC transporter ATPase yields MQFSENSRVWVYQANRKLTDNEVEQIKVLLNNFTTGWTAHNNQLKATADVKYNRFLILIVDESQAGASGCSIDKSVHFMQQIEAQFNINLFDRFNLAYREENEILSAPRHDFEEKLKQGSINTNTIVFNNMVQNLAELNTKWEVPFKDSWHIQLFRDLVTV; encoded by the coding sequence ATGCAATTTTCAGAAAATTCAAGAGTTTGGGTTTACCAGGCCAACAGGAAACTAACTGATAACGAAGTTGAACAAATAAAAGTATTATTAAACAACTTTACTACCGGCTGGACCGCACATAACAACCAGTTGAAAGCTACTGCCGACGTAAAGTATAACCGCTTTTTAATATTGATTGTGGACGAAAGCCAGGCAGGCGCCAGCGGTTGCTCTATCGACAAATCTGTACATTTTATGCAGCAGATTGAGGCACAGTTCAACATCAACCTTTTCGACCGCTTTAACCTGGCTTACCGCGAAGAAAATGAGATACTTTCAGCCCCCCGCCACGATTTTGAAGAAAAGCTAAAACAGGGCAGCATAAATACCAATACCATTGTGTTTAACAACATGGTACAAAACCTTGCCGAACTGAACACCAAATGGGAAGTACCGTTTAAAGACAGCTGGCATATCCAGTTGTTCAGAGATTTGGTAACGGTATAG
- a CDS encoding DUF1801 domain-containing protein: protein MEQYDARVDAYIEKAAPFAKPILEQIREIVHKTSPLITETVKWGMPFFEYKGPVCMMASFKQHLGFGFWKASRLNDPKRLIRGSDEEAAAGSFGRIEKMEDLPPAEALADFIRQIMAINESGVKEPKKTVAPKPEIAMPADFNDLLSGNPKALEHFFNFSPSKKKEYLEWIVESKSDATRQKRMEQALEWISEGKSRHWKYQK from the coding sequence ATGGAACAATATGATGCCCGGGTTGACGCCTACATTGAAAAGGCTGCCCCATTTGCAAAACCAATTCTTGAACAGATCCGTGAAATAGTCCATAAAACGTCGCCGCTGATAACCGAAACCGTTAAATGGGGGATGCCGTTTTTTGAATACAAAGGCCCGGTTTGCATGATGGCGTCATTTAAACAGCACCTGGGTTTCGGATTTTGGAAGGCCTCGCGACTGAACGATCCTAAACGCCTGATAAGGGGAAGTGACGAAGAAGCTGCTGCCGGTAGTTTTGGCCGGATTGAAAAAATGGAGGACCTCCCGCCTGCCGAAGCCCTTGCCGATTTTATACGGCAGATAATGGCTATAAATGAAAGCGGCGTTAAGGAACCTAAAAAAACTGTGGCACCTAAGCCTGAAATAGCCATGCCCGCAGATTTCAATGACCTGCTAAGCGGCAACCCAAAAGCTCTGGAACACTTCTTTAATTTCAGTCCGTCAAAAAAGAAGGAATACCTGGAATGGATTGTAGAATCAAAAAGTGATGCAACCCGGCAAAAGCGTATGGAGCAAGCGCTGGAATGGATCAGTGAGGGTAAATCGAGGCATTGGAAGTACCAGAAGTAG
- a CDS encoding zinc ribbon domain-containing protein YjdM — translation MTELAPCPICQSPYTYELEDLLVCPECGHEWKAAEETTVEEGFVVKDSNGNILVDGDTVVTIKNLPVKGTSQTVKAGTKVKNIRLVDSDHNIDCKIEGFGAMALKSEFVKKA, via the coding sequence ATGACTGAACTTGCACCATGCCCGATTTGCCAATCGCCTTATACTTATGAACTTGAAGACTTGCTGGTTTGTCCGGAATGCGGGCATGAATGGAAAGCTGCGGAAGAGACGACAGTTGAGGAAGGTTTTGTCGTAAAGGACAGCAACGGCAATATCCTGGTGGACGGCGATACGGTAGTGACGATCAAAAACCTGCCGGTAAAGGGAACCTCCCAAACTGTCAAAGCTGGCACCAAGGTCAAAAACATCCGTTTGGTGGACAGCGATCACAATATCGATTGTAAGATAGAGGGTTTTGGCGCGATGGCGCTCAAATCAGAATTCGTTAAAAAAGCCTGA
- a CDS encoding Crp/Fnr family transcriptional regulator, whose product MEPLLAFLRSFRPISAEEAAIIIAHFEAKHFEEGEYLFRAGRVCKDFFFITSGILRIVTTNDKGVDVTHYFIGENQLCTILKSFNEETIARDSIQACCAVRVLSINKRSLSGLYQKLPFMADLVNQVNQERMLEKIRIKNAYSGEDAAQRYKVFIAEQADIAYRVPLNYIASYLNITPQSLSRIRRNRG is encoded by the coding sequence ATGGAACCTCTTTTGGCTTTTCTTCGTTCGTTCAGGCCAATCAGCGCCGAAGAAGCGGCGATCATCATTGCGCATTTTGAGGCAAAACATTTTGAAGAAGGAGAATACCTGTTCAGGGCAGGCAGGGTATGTAAAGACTTTTTCTTCATAACTTCTGGGATCTTGCGAATTGTGACCACTAACGATAAAGGAGTGGATGTAACTCATTATTTTATTGGAGAAAATCAACTATGTACCATATTGAAAAGTTTTAACGAAGAAACGATAGCAAGAGACAGTATCCAGGCTTGCTGTGCTGTTCGTGTTTTATCCATAAATAAAAGAAGCTTGTCCGGATTATATCAGAAACTGCCTTTTATGGCCGATCTGGTCAATCAGGTGAACCAGGAGCGGATGCTGGAGAAAATACGAATCAAAAACGCCTATTCGGGGGAAGACGCTGCCCAAAGATATAAGGTTTTTATTGCCGAACAAGCGGATATAGCTTATCGTGTTCCGCTCAATTATATTGCCTCTTACTTAAACATAACACCGCAATCCTTAAGCAGGATCAGGAGAAACCGGGGATAG
- a CDS encoding (Fe-S)-binding protein, producing the protein MITQILFIIILAAAVYLFSKNAAKVRRNILLGRPADRSDNPALRWKTMAKIALGQTKMVKRPFAAVMHFFIYVGFIIINLEVMEIMIDGIFGSHRIFAKPLGSLYGLLIGGFEILALLVLTACVVFLCRRNIAHLKRFSGAEMTKWPKSDANYILIIEILLMTAFLTMNAADHKLQLLNFGHYVKAGSFPVSSFLDPLLPNSAAALEMIERGCWWFHIIGILAFLNYLPYSKHFHILLAFPNTYYSNLHLKGEFTNMASVTGEVKAMLDPSFVPEITAEPQRFGAKDVTDLTWKNLMEAYTCTECGRCTSVCPANITGKLLSPRKIMMDTRDRITEVGNNIDKHGKDYSDDKTLLDNYITREELWACTTCNACVDACPVNINPLEIITEMRRYVVMEESQAPASLNNMFGNMENNGAPWKYSPADRLNWVKES; encoded by the coding sequence ATGATTACACAAATCCTGTTTATCATCATCCTGGCTGCCGCAGTTTACCTTTTCAGTAAAAACGCAGCTAAAGTAAGGCGTAACATTTTGCTGGGCCGCCCTGCCGACCGCTCGGACAACCCCGCCCTGCGCTGGAAGACTATGGCGAAGATTGCGCTGGGACAAACAAAAATGGTAAAACGCCCGTTTGCCGCGGTAATGCACTTTTTTATCTACGTTGGCTTTATCATCATTAACCTTGAGGTAATGGAGATCATGATCGACGGGATCTTCGGCTCGCACCGCATTTTCGCAAAACCTTTGGGCAGCCTGTATGGCCTGCTGATTGGTGGTTTCGAAATTCTTGCGCTTTTGGTGCTTACCGCCTGCGTAGTTTTCTTGTGCCGGCGTAACATCGCGCATTTAAAGCGGTTTAGCGGTGCAGAGATGACCAAATGGCCAAAATCCGATGCTAACTATATCCTTATTATTGAAATCCTGTTGATGACCGCATTTTTAACCATGAACGCGGCAGATCATAAATTACAGCTGTTAAACTTTGGGCATTATGTAAAAGCGGGCAGTTTCCCGGTAAGTTCTTTTCTTGATCCGCTATTGCCCAACAGTGCAGCTGCGCTCGAAATGATTGAACGCGGTTGCTGGTGGTTCCATATTATCGGCATCCTGGCGTTTTTAAATTACCTGCCCTATTCCAAGCATTTTCATATCCTGCTGGCTTTCCCAAACACTTATTATTCAAACCTGCACCTTAAAGGCGAATTTACCAATATGGCATCGGTAACCGGCGAGGTAAAGGCAATGCTTGACCCTTCGTTTGTACCGGAAATTACCGCGGAGCCTCAGCGTTTTGGGGCCAAAGACGTAACTGACCTTACCTGGAAAAACCTAATGGAGGCTTATACCTGTACAGAATGCGGCAGGTGTACGTCGGTTTGTCCGGCCAATATAACCGGCAAGCTGCTCTCGCCGCGTAAAATAATGATGGATACCCGCGACCGCATTACCGAGGTGGGTAACAACATTGACAAGCATGGCAAGGATTACAGCGATGATAAAACATTGCTGGATAATTATATCACCCGCGAGGAACTTTGGGCCTGTACCACCTGCAACGCTTGCGTGGATGCCTGCCCGGTAAACATTAACCCGCTTGAAATTATTACCGAAATGCGCCGATACGTAGTGATGGAAGAATCACAGGCTCCTGCAAGCCTCAACAACATGTTTGGCAACATGGAAAACAACGGCGCACCATGGAAATACAGCCCGGCGGATAGATTGAACTGGGTGAAAGAGTCTTGA
- a CDS encoding SDR family oxidoreductase, which translates to MENQSKRNQLAGKKVIILGGSSGLGLATAKAAGDEGANVVIVSSNRARIDKALTELPPASEGYAVDFSNVQHICAFFEKVGNFDHMVYTAGENITSDIVHDTDIEKAKDFFTIRFWGAFAAIKYGAPHINEGGSITLMSGSFGQRPSKGYSLGATICGAMDAFTRAMAIELAPIRVNNIAAGVIKTNLWNNLPEADREGFYNYLQSTLLLKRVGEAEDIAQAFVYLMKQPYTTGQSLITDGGAALV; encoded by the coding sequence ATGGAAAATCAAAGTAAAAGAAACCAATTGGCCGGAAAAAAGGTGATAATTTTAGGTGGCAGTTCGGGTTTAGGGTTGGCTACAGCAAAGGCAGCTGGCGATGAAGGAGCAAACGTGGTGATAGTTTCAAGCAATCGGGCCAGAATAGATAAGGCATTAACTGAATTACCGCCGGCGAGCGAAGGTTACGCTGTTGACTTTAGCAATGTGCAGCATATTTGTGCTTTTTTTGAAAAAGTTGGCAACTTTGACCATATGGTGTACACCGCAGGAGAAAACATTACCAGTGATATAGTTCACGACACTGACATTGAAAAAGCAAAAGACTTTTTTACCATACGCTTTTGGGGCGCGTTTGCGGCCATTAAATATGGCGCGCCACATATTAATGAAGGCGGCTCTATCACGCTGATGAGCGGCAGTTTTGGCCAGCGGCCAAGTAAAGGCTATAGTCTTGGCGCCACCATTTGCGGTGCGATGGATGCTTTTACACGCGCAATGGCAATTGAGCTTGCACCCATCAGGGTTAATAACATTGCTGCGGGTGTTATAAAAACAAACCTATGGAATAACTTGCCCGAAGCAGACCGCGAGGGATTTTACAATTATCTGCAAAGTACATTGCTATTAAAACGTGTAGGCGAGGCAGAAGACATAGCGCAGGCCTTTGTTTACCTGATGAAACAACCATACACTACAGGGCAGTCGCTTATTACCGATGGTGGGGCTGCGTTGGTTTAA
- a CDS encoding YciI family protein, with amino-acid sequence MFIINLTYIVPLEELDQHMAEHVSYLDKYYEEGIFVASGRKVPRNGGIILALADSKDTIEQIIKEDPFYIHELAEFDITEFLTSKYHPHLKNLLS; translated from the coding sequence ATGTTCATTATCAACCTTACCTACATCGTCCCACTAGAAGAGCTTGATCAGCACATGGCTGAGCATGTTTCCTATTTAGATAAATACTATGAAGAGGGCATTTTTGTGGCATCCGGTCGTAAAGTACCGCGGAACGGCGGCATAATACTGGCTTTGGCAGACAGCAAAGATACCATTGAACAAATAATTAAGGAAGATCCTTTCTACATACACGAACTTGCTGAATTTGACATCACCGAATTCCTGACTTCAAAATATCACCCTCATCTAAAAAATTTGCTGAGTTAA
- the mtgA gene encoding monofunctional biosynthetic peptidoglycan transglycosylase has protein sequence MKTTRGKKPVSNNKSASGRSKGFFNGGLWRLIFRVVKLVFIVFVAGSLFFVILFRVVNPPVTWLMIQRGFERKAAGKDWKIDKQWKSFDEIAPSMKRAAVAAEDQSFLENHGFDFHAIEKAIKKNANSKKLIGGSTISQQTAKNVFLWPGRSIIRKGFEAWFTLLMEVFWNKKRIMEVYLNVIEMGDGIYGVEAASQAYFHKPASQLSNHEAAAIAVIFPSPLKWSATHPTRYLRHRQYLIMKNMRRLGPLEF, from the coding sequence ATGAAAACTACTCGCGGCAAAAAGCCCGTTTCAAACAATAAATCAGCTAGTGGAAGATCAAAGGGTTTTTTTAATGGCGGCCTTTGGCGGCTTATCTTTCGTGTTGTAAAACTTGTATTTATAGTTTTCGTTGCCGGGAGTTTGTTTTTCGTTATCCTGTTCCGCGTTGTGAACCCGCCGGTAACCTGGCTCATGATCCAGCGAGGATTTGAACGCAAGGCAGCCGGTAAAGATTGGAAGATAGATAAGCAATGGAAGAGCTTTGATGAGATTGCCCCATCTATGAAACGCGCCGCCGTAGCTGCTGAAGACCAGTCGTTTTTAGAGAATCATGGCTTTGATTTCCACGCTATTGAAAAAGCCATCAAAAAAAATGCAAACAGTAAAAAACTGATAGGAGGGAGCACCATTTCGCAGCAAACAGCCAAGAACGTTTTCCTTTGGCCGGGCAGGTCTATCATCCGCAAAGGGTTTGAAGCCTGGTTTACCCTGCTGATGGAGGTTTTTTGGAATAAAAAACGCATTATGGAAGTTTACCTGAATGTAATTGAAATGGGCGACGGTATTTACGGGGTTGAAGCGGCGTCACAGGCTTACTTTCATAAACCGGCGTCGCAGCTGAGCAATCATGAAGCAGCGGCAATAGCAGTAATATTTCCAAGCCCGCTAAAATGGTCGGCAACGCACCCTACCAGGTATTTAAGGCACAGGCAGTATTTGATCATGAAGAATATGCGGAGGTTGGGGCCGCTGGAGTTTTAA